The Chroogloeocystis siderophila 5.2 s.c.1 genome includes a region encoding these proteins:
- the groES gene encoding co-chaperone GroES, whose product MATISLNVSTVKPLGDRLFIKVAQAEEKTSGGILLPDTAKEKPQVGEVVQIGPGKRDESGNRIPMEVSIGDKVLYSKYAGTDVKLGSEDYVLLSEKDVLAIVA is encoded by the coding sequence ATGGCAACGATTAGTTTGAATGTTTCCACGGTCAAACCGCTGGGTGATCGCCTGTTCATTAAAGTAGCTCAGGCGGAGGAGAAAACATCTGGCGGAATTTTGCTACCTGATACCGCCAAAGAAAAGCCTCAGGTCGGTGAAGTAGTGCAAATTGGACCGGGTAAGCGTGATGAATCAGGAAATCGCATCCCAATGGAGGTCAGCATTGGAGACAAAGTTCTCTATTCCAAATATGCCGGCACAGACGTTAAGTTAGGCAGCGAAGATTACGTTTTACTGTCAGAAAAAGACGTGCTTGCCATTGTTGCCTAG
- the ftsH gene encoding ATP-dependent zinc metalloprotease FtsH — translation MPVETETQRSRKQPNPKDVGGSLLIFLVTLFLLNLLIFPNLGPRLPEVPYSEFVEQVEAGQVERAIVTPNRIEYQLKPKPGEAGSPRVFATTPVAIDLDLPKILREHNVEFAAPPPSNTGWIGTLLSWFLPPLIFFGIWAWLFTRAQGGPAALTVGKSKARIYSEGDTGVTFADVAGIDEAKAELQEIVDFLKHADRYTRLGAKIPKGVLLVGPPGTGKTLLAKAIAGEAGVPFFSISGSEFIELFVGVGAARVRDLFEQAKQQAPCIVFIDELDALGKSRAAGGPFVGGNDEREQTLNQLLTEMDGFDANTGVIILAATNRPEVLDPALRRPGRFDRQIAVDRPDKIGRKAILEVHARRVKLAADVDLDKIAARTPGFVGADLANLVNEAALLAARQNRDAVTMADFNEAIERVVAGLEKRSRVLNDLEKKTVAYHEVGHALVGALMPGAGKVEKISIVPRGVGALGYTLQLPEEDRFLMVESELRGRIATLLGGRSAEELIFGEVSTGASDDIQKATDLAERAVTLYGMSDKLGPVAFEKIQQQFLEGYPNPRRSVSPKVAEEIDHEVKEIVDGAHHVALSVLQTNRELLEETAQTLLQTEILEGEALRSPLEQVKPPAELQHWLRTGQLPEGQDLLQNTLKLVDPKSVGLATTG, via the coding sequence ATGCCAGTGGAAACTGAAACTCAACGATCGCGAAAGCAACCCAACCCCAAAGATGTGGGTGGCAGCTTATTGATTTTTCTAGTCACCCTGTTTTTGCTAAACTTACTGATCTTCCCCAACTTGGGTCCGCGACTACCGGAAGTTCCTTACAGCGAATTTGTTGAGCAGGTCGAAGCCGGACAAGTGGAACGGGCGATTGTTACTCCGAATCGGATTGAGTATCAGTTAAAGCCCAAACCCGGCGAAGCCGGATCGCCACGTGTTTTTGCCACAACGCCAGTGGCAATTGATTTGGACTTGCCCAAGATTTTGCGAGAGCATAATGTGGAATTTGCGGCTCCGCCGCCCAGCAACACGGGTTGGATCGGCACCCTCTTAAGTTGGTTTTTACCGCCACTGATCTTCTTCGGCATTTGGGCATGGTTGTTTACTCGCGCTCAGGGAGGACCAGCGGCACTGACGGTGGGTAAAAGCAAAGCCCGAATTTACTCAGAGGGGGATACGGGGGTTACCTTTGCAGATGTGGCCGGGATCGATGAAGCGAAGGCAGAACTACAGGAGATTGTGGATTTTCTTAAGCACGCTGATCGCTATACCCGTCTGGGTGCCAAAATTCCTAAGGGCGTGTTATTAGTGGGTCCACCCGGAACGGGTAAAACCCTGCTGGCAAAAGCGATCGCTGGAGAAGCCGGTGTTCCTTTCTTTAGCATTTCTGGTTCCGAGTTTATTGAATTGTTTGTTGGGGTTGGGGCTGCACGGGTGCGCGACTTATTTGAGCAAGCGAAGCAACAGGCTCCCTGTATTGTATTTATTGATGAACTCGATGCCCTTGGTAAATCACGGGCGGCGGGCGGCCCGTTTGTGGGCGGCAACGATGAGCGCGAACAAACCCTCAATCAACTACTAACTGAAATGGATGGCTTCGATGCCAATACAGGGGTCATCATCCTGGCGGCAACCAACCGCCCAGAGGTGCTGGACCCTGCCCTGCGTCGTCCCGGTCGTTTTGATCGTCAGATTGCGGTTGATCGCCCCGATAAGATCGGACGCAAAGCCATTCTGGAGGTTCATGCCCGACGGGTCAAGCTGGCTGCTGATGTGGATCTAGACAAAATTGCTGCCCGCACGCCGGGATTTGTCGGAGCCGACTTGGCCAACTTGGTGAATGAGGCCGCCCTACTCGCCGCCCGCCAAAACCGGGATGCCGTGACGATGGCCGATTTTAATGAGGCAATCGAGCGAGTGGTGGCTGGCTTAGAAAAGCGATCGCGCGTCCTCAATGATCTAGAGAAAAAGACCGTTGCCTACCATGAAGTGGGGCATGCCTTGGTTGGGGCATTGATGCCAGGGGCAGGAAAAGTTGAGAAAATCTCGATCGTGCCGCGAGGCGTAGGGGCTTTGGGCTATACGCTGCAATTGCCGGAAGAAGATCGGTTTTTAATGGTCGAGAGTGAATTGCGAGGACGAATTGCGACCTTGCTGGGTGGGCGATCGGCGGAAGAACTCATCTTCGGCGAAGTTTCTACAGGGGCAAGTGATGATATTCAGAAAGCGACCGATCTGGCGGAGCGTGCCGTAACCCTGTACGGCATGAGCGATAAATTAGGCCCGGTGGCGTTTGAAAAAATTCAGCAGCAATTTTTGGAAGGCTATCCGAACCCGCGCCGCTCAGTCAGCCCCAAGGTAGCAGAGGAAATCGACCATGAGGTGAAAGAAATTGTCGATGGCGCTCACCATGTCGCTCTATCGGTCTTGCAAACAAACCGGGAACTGCTTGAAGAAACTGCCCAGACGCTACTGCAAACCGAAATTTTGGAGGGCGAAGCATTGCGATCGCCCTTAGAACAGGTTAAACCTCCGGCTGAACTTCAGCACTGGCTCCGCACAGGCCAACTTCCTGAAGGGCAGGATCTGTTGCAAAACACGCTTAAATTAGTCGATCCAAAATCAGTCGGTCTAGCCACGACCGGTTAA